CGCTGACGGGCACTTTCTAATGAACTAAGGGCAATAAGAGGGTTCGGCGCTTGCTGCTCAGCATACTTCACTGCTGCACTTGTTTGTTCATCTGCAGCGCGTATTGACTGCATAAATAATGCCGCCGCAGGTGCTTTCTTCATTACTGCGAGACTAGACTGCTGGCCGCTAACCGGATCCTGCCAGCGTTCGACAATACGGGTGCCTTGCAGTACTTGTTGCGCTTGCGTGTTTACAAAACGAGATAAGGTTTGCTTGTTATCGACCTGACGAATAGTACTGCCACTGGCATTACTTTGACTGATACTTGCTTCGCTAAAATCAATACTTTCATCAGCAATCGATACTTCAAAAATTTTTGCTAAATTAGCTAATGCACGATTATCTGCCACACTAGCCGATTTCGCTTGACCAGATGCGCTTAAATAAACGTTTTCAGGATAGTTAACATCAGCACCGTCTAACCAAGCTGGACGTTCAGGGGTACTACTACACGCGCTCATCAAGATTGCAGCAGCAGAAATTAAACTGGTAGAAAAGAATTTATTTATCATATGTTCGAATCCTGTAACAAGCCGTTACTTGAACGCTAGCCCACATTGAATACAGGGCCAGCAATTCATGAATAACTAAGGTGATAAGGTGTAGTATGCCTTTTTAGCGGCACTTGAATAGAATAGTAAAACGGTTTTACCCGGCTTCAATAACAAAGGCTTCGCACTAACAACAACCGGAACATCGGTAATATTCGTCATTGCTACCGTCTCTGAACTCGGGTCATCCATACTAACAAGGTTATCTTTATCATTAGCA
This Moritella sp. 5 DNA region includes the following protein-coding sequences:
- a CDS encoding LPP20 family lipoprotein, whose protein sequence is MINKFFSTSLISAAAILMSACSSTPERPAWLDGADVNYPENVYLSASGQAKSASVADNRALANLAKIFEVSIADESIDFSEASISQSNASGSTIRQVDNKQTLSRFVNTQAQQVLQGTRIVERWQDPVSGQQSSLAVMKKAPAAALFMQSIRAADEQTSAAVKYAEQQAPNPLIALSSLESARQRQITRLNDNNNLRVVTGNDINVEYSVETLTKMIKSRLAALSFSTLATDEQALLSLQGGASEVGVQLKDDSQYKLVLTLDKGAVEQRQAWYWLRGNIVLNVMDGSRSISNKRWPFKISAQSEQLLEQRLATKLSTELPGYVYQVLTPEI